The Alligator mississippiensis isolate rAllMis1 chromosome 11, rAllMis1, whole genome shotgun sequence genomic interval CTTCAGTTAACAAGCACCATGAGGGGTTGGGTGCCTTGGCCCAAGAGGTACCTTCCTGTCCTTGTtaccagccctgccccttcactgcctggctttcccACCCTTGTCTTTCAGAAGTGGCTGCTGGTGGCTCCAGAAAGAGGCAGGCAAGGACTGACGGGCCTGTCACCACTGTTATTCCCCTCTCCAGCTTGTAGTAACCGGCATGGGGACTTGCTTGCCTGATGCCGCTGAACACCCTGAGCAAAAGGTCATGCTGGGACAGCTGCTGGATAGCTGCGATCTGAACGGCTGCACCTGCTGTAGTGCACCCTTTCCAGGGGCAGCCCACCACCGGAGCTCTGAGCTGCTGGCATGAGCCCCTTGCTCCATGAAATGAGCTGTTGGTTTGTCCTCCCTGCTTGCTTACAGGATTTTAGCTTTTTTAGATGCTGCTCAGTGGTTTCAGGACATAGCCATTTTATCAACTTGATTTTGTATCCAGCCCCTTTGGAGGTGCAGAGGGTCCTGTTTGCACCTGCAGGTTGGGAGCTGGcgccactgtgggctgggtgcTGAGTGGGGAAGGCTGAGCTTTCCCCAGCCTCCTGTGGgtgggctgagcagtgccagccccaggtcGGCATCCCCTGCTGGGGGCCTGTGCTTCTTGCTCTCAGCTGGGCCTGACAGCCTCCATGCTCTTGCATGCTGCCAGGAAAGGGATGGTGAATTGCATTTGTCCTGAGCTAGCAGGACTCAGAGGCACTTGCTGACTTAAAATTCCCCTGATGTATCTCCagccccccacagctctgccaggggctctgaGGTTTTTAGACTTAGAGCATTTTAACTCAGAAGAAGGTGGCAAGAGCCTGCCCTTTCTGGAAAGCGCCTGGTtgaagcagaggggctggatcCTCTCACACACGGGCATTACCAGCTGTGACAGTGCTGCAGTGCTCCCTTCTTGGGGTAGACAGACTTTGTGGCCCATTCAAGCCTGGTTGCTACCAGATCTACATGTAGACATATAGGGCCAGGTGTTTAAGGATACAGAACTGCCTCAtgcccactgatttcaacaggcaTTAGACCCCCagaatacctttaaaaatcaagGGCATgaaccaccccttcccccagacTGTGGCTGCCCATAATCTGTAGAAGGTTCAGCATCTGCCTACCAGCCTGTTCGCCCTCGCACATGGGAGTTCTCTAACACAACTGTCAGTGCTTTTAACTATTTGACTGTGAAAGCAGTAATAAAACCTTTATAAAGAAAACCATCCCTGTGTGGCTGCTTTTCTGCGGCTGTGGGAAATTCTAGTATAGTGGTTCAAGGGGATAGTGTTAACAAGTGAGGCTTTGGGCCAAGCTGTAGACAGTCTGCTAGTATTATGGTTCTCCAGATGTGCCAGCTTTCCACAGAGGAAGGACACTCGGGACCACAGCTGGGCATTGGCTGTACACATAGCTGAGCCCTGTGGTTGAACAGAGTGTAGAGAAGGGGAGGTATTTCTGGGGATGAACAGAGTGAAGAAGGCTTTGTGCTATCTGGAAATTACTGGCACCTTCTCCTGGGCATGTATcttgctggccccttgcagcctCTGCCAGCCAAGGGCCAGGAACTGCAGGAAGAGCCTGTGGCAATAGAAGTGACAGGCTGTAGGGAATCTCCCATGTCTGCTTCCACATGCTGTCATTAGCAGCCTCCCAGGCTCTACGTGCCCTGGCCATGGGCAAGCCGTTCACCACAGGAAACAAGTAAGTTACTGTAGAAAACATGGCTGGGAAGAGCACCTCAGCCCAGCAAGGGATACGATGTCTCCTTTGTTCCATGGGAACAGGTAATGGCCTCTTCTCAGAGCAGTGCTCTTACAGAAATAGGTCGATATTGCAGCTGCAGGGCTTGTCCCAGGGATAGGCATCCCATGCTATGGCCACAACAGGCCTAGCTCtggtcctggactcctttccctggCATGATTGCCAGTGACAGCCCATGGCTCCCTCTGGTGGTGTCTGCAGTGCTGCCTAATGAGCACTAGACGGGGAATAAGGAGACCTGGGTTCCCTGCCTGGCTTGGCCACTGGAGGACTTGGGTATATCAGTTGACCTCCTGGTGCCTCAGCTCCCACCTCTACCATAGGGATGACACTAGTGCCCACCTTTATAAAGTGGTTATCAAGCTGTGGAGGAAGTTCACCTGAGAGCAGGTGGGCACTTGCTGTCTGCCTCATGCTctgaaggctgggggggggggggagggggggtcctcCACTGCAAGTGCAAGAGGTCAAAGGTAAACAAACACAGCAACTTCGTCCATCTTTAATGCTGTTTCTTTCCAGGCTCTTGGCTGGGCAGCTTTACAGAAAGAGAAGGTGCTTTGTCATCACCAGGGAAAGCACTGCAATGCAAGTGCCCTGGAGGGAGCAAAGGACCAGCTGGGTTTGGGGGAGCGAAAGGAACAGAGGGGACATCCTCGGGGAGAGAACTCTAGAGACGCTACCTCACACGCACCAGGATTCTGTGCTGAGGCTGGTCCCTGAGGATATCaaccaccccagcaccaggcttGTCATTGTCTGCCCACCCAAACCAGATCTCTCCTTTGTCTATCACTATGAAACCCCGCCCTGAGAAGATACTGACACTTGGCAGCCATGTCCTACTAAGATGGTAGTGTCCTACTATGATGTTCTGGGGAAAGGGGTTCTCTGTGCTATGCCCACTGTGCAGCTGTGCTTTGGGATGTCCATGCGCCCATTAGCTGAGCTGCTGAAATTATCAGATGACGGCTGCCTGTGGCATTGGCTCAGGGATAGGATACTAGTGTAGCTCACTACCCGAAGACCAAGAGCACGGAGATCACTTGGAATGGCGTAAAGGAAAGCTTCACACCAAGCTCCTCCAGCGGCAGGTGGCTGGTTGGGTCTGCCCGTtctaggaggtcacatctgggaGAGGAAGAGACAAGGAAGAAAGCCCAGACTTACAAAGGTATTCAGGCTTACACATCGCCTACTGATTTCAATGGCCAGTTACAGGCATAGGTACCTTTGGGAATCTGGCCCTGTATTTCCTTGACCTCCACCTCCTTCTTACTTACATGATTGCTTCCTTCACAGGAAAGCAGGTCTGGAGCCAGGTGACTACAGTGCTGCCGTGAGACTCATACAGTCGGGCCACCAGGACGCCTGGCCTGTCCTCAGCCTGAAAGGACAGAGGGGAAGGGTCTCCTCAAGAGTTGTGACAGGCAGGCAGCCCTGTGCCTTCTTTCAGGGCATCAAATAAGCCCCCGCAGCTTTGCCTCACCATTTAAATGAGAGGAGCTGGAGGGACCACACCTGCTTACCCACAGGCCATCCACCTGAGGGCAGGGAGGTCATGCACAAAACCTGGCTGAGGTACTTTATTTGGAGCAGAGGCTGATTTCTGCTCCTCCCTGCAGGGATGCCTCAAGTTCTTACTCATCAAGAACCAAAGCAGTATTTTCACTTGTCCTGCCTGGGCTCCTCGTGTTCACATGAGGATGCCACTGGGGTCTGATTTCCAGAAAAGCAGCAGCCCCTTTGTCCCACAGTGAACTGGGAAAGAAAGATGGGTGCTGCGCAGCTCTGAAATCAGTCCTAAAAAGTGTTGGAAAGTGAAACTTGCATCCCTCCAGCTTCCCAAAATAATTCCCTGAGCCTCATCCACAGGTCAGGCATCACCAAAGCTTCTCTCCAGCCCTTTTTTTGaagttggtgccctgggcaaCCACGAAAGGGAGATATTATGCCACCAGGAAGAACCAGCCCGGACAAAGAGCATGCAGATCAGTAAGATGGCTGCACAGGGGGTCAAGCCCAGACTATTCTCAGTGGAACTGAAGCGTCCCATTTGCAGTGCTCTTCATCCATATCATCCAATGAATAAGAAATAAAAGGgggcagtggctcagctccaAAAGGAGGAATGGAGAAGAGTCATTCGAGCAGATTAAAGTGTGGACAAATAGGATGGAGTCACACTGAGAGTAGCATCACTGGGTCAGTCCCAAGTGCTCTCCATGGGCCTGACCCCAGCACAAGAGCTGGCACAGCTCTGTAGTCACATTCATCTTAGAGAGCCTGGTTGTCCTCTCCTTGCCTCGCTCCTTGGTGCACTTGCCTGCTTGATGGTTTCTAGCACGACAGCTGGGGAAGACACACAGAAGGCGCTCCAGGGTGGACATTGCACAGAGACAGCCGGCATTGCGTGGAGAGGGAAGTTCAAGCAGTAGGCGTAACGGATCACACCAGCCTCCTGGAAGGAGCCTACACAGAGAAAAGAGCCACCCTCCAGTGAGAAGACAGTGCCAGTACCTTCCATGCTAGGGGGAAGGGAACTTCCTCCACACCCAgcatccctctgccccacacagagaggggaaccttttcctcatcaccACCCTAAGGGAGTGAACAGACTCCCTGAGTGGGAGTGAGGAACAGAATCAAGCTGTTCACCCTCCAAAACTCACCCAGGTGAGGCATCACAGCATAAGTGAACTGATGGTGTCCCATATCTGCAGTGGTGTCAGGGGACTTAGGTGCTCTCAGGCTGAGAATGAAGGGGATTATAGCCATGGATTCTCTAAGTGGCAGCAGATAAATACAagccccccctcccttcccctccctctggctCTCCTACAAAATAGCGCACACATTCCTCACCTCTCGCTCaggtcccccacctccccaatgACAAAGGCTCCTTGAACTCTCAACACAGTGCCAGGCTCTGTAACAATAACTCATTAAGGGAGGATTTCCACCTACAAGACAGCTAACTCCCTCTGCTAAGAAACAGGAAGGGGCTTGGGCTCAGGCCCTATTGTGCCTTGAGATCAAATGCCAACTGAGCCTGAGGGGCGAAGTAccaaaggagaagaaagaacCCATGAGCCAGGCCCTTGCCCATTTGGTGACAGGCAGCCATCTTGTGCCACCTCCCCTAAAGCAGCATCAGGTACTCAAGCCTGCTGCAGGGatgcaggaaagggttaaccctCATCTCAGTCCTCCCGCCTTCCAAGTTAAACCAGCAGGACAGGTGGGAGGCAGCTGTAGCCTCTAGGCCCAGGCAAAGCCCCCGCCCTTCTCCCCCACTCACAGTGAGAGGCTCATGGTGTTCCCATGCACTGAGGCACCATATTTGCTGTCATTCAGCAGCGCTACCCCGAAGCCATGCTCTGACAGATCCATCCACTTGTGGCTCCACACCTGtggcggcggggaaagggtagAATGAGCAGTCAGGCATTAGGGGGCTGATGTCCAGGATGGCCCTTTCAGACCTGTGCAGCAAGGCGGGTGCTAGAGAAACTATGATGAATGATGCAAGGACTGGGAGTGGGTGAGTGCAGAGATCTATGGAGACAAATGGATCCCAGACACTGTGAAGAGCCAGGATCTGGCAATGGGGGCCTGTGGCTGTCAATCCAGTCCCCATGAAGGACAAAGCTCTCATCCTCTCTCACCAAactccctggcagctgcagcccagctggggctgcaactGCTTCTTGCACAGCTTGAACTGGCCGTGAAAGACCCAGCAGCTTCCCctccagcagggaactgcagcccCAGAGGGCAGGCAGTTGTTAGCAGTTGCAGGAAAGCTCAGTGTCTCTGAGGCTGTTCCAAAACAGCCCAAGGGAAGGCGCTCTCCTATCAACATACCAGCCACAGCCACAACCTGGTGTGCATGAaaaactggtgcctcctgagactgggggggcaccatggcggcGAGCGGGGACCGCCCCCAGCATGTGTCAGTGAGCAGAGACCACCCACAcccgctgctggcagtgtcatcATTGGCGAGTGGCAAGCGAggaccacctgcagctgccatgagtggtgtcagtggcaggggggcaagcagggactgcctgcagctgccaccggCTGCTTTGGCAGTggcgggggggcaggtgcaggcagcagctgcccgcAAAAACCAGTGGCACCTTTGGCAGCGgtcaatctcgggggggggggggaatatgcccccccccatgcccccctacacgtcacctatGCTGGTGTGGGTGCCTTCAAACCCTGCTGCAGTCAACTaaggtagtggttctcaaccttctttgtaccagcacccatttgtaaacatcgatagCCAGTCCcgactcagtgcccctcactcttgacccgcTGCCCCCAGACCCCAGTGTGCGAggcagagggtgggtgtgtggggcaggggggccctaaGTAGCCCTCACAGGCTggtactctgccagcctgcaaaggaaaagccagtttcccacaattttctcctttaaaggagaatccatttttaaagtttgttcgtgaccctttcacatattcttgcgacccacttttgggtcaccaCCCCTGGGATGAGAAACACTGAACTAAGGGACCCTGCCTAACAAAGAACTGCCTCCCCCGAGATGAGGGGAACCTGCTCCAGGCAGATATCCCTTAAGGAGAAGTGACACCCCCTGAAGCAAGCCAGGGCTCCAAACAGATGGAGGACTTCTCTGAGTGCCTGTGCAGtgtggagggaagggatgggTGAGTGAAGAGCTACCAGGGCTATTCTGATCTACAGGCCAGAgtttggagctgggctgctcctcTCTCACCTCGAATCGGGCCCAGTCCCAAGACGTATTCCAGTGTGTTGGCCTCTGCAGGTGGCCAAACTGGATCTCATAGGTGGCATTCATGCTCCGAGCCTGCACAGGGAATTCCACTTTCAAGAACTTGTGAGCCTCGTTCCACTCCACCTAAAGTCAAGGCAATAGCAGAAagcaggctcagggcaggcaggagatgcTAGCTGtaccctgctgtgctctgcctggggCAAAATCTGGCTACATCAGAATCCATCCCACTGCAACCCTAATGCTCTGAGTAAATGCACACGGAGGCTGAATGGGCAcccaggtggggcagcagtggtgataATACTGTATATTACAGAAGTTTACTatcttggctgctgccaggcaggggcagtcTGTTGGGTGGTCTAGGAGGCCCTGGCCATGATCATCTGTGACTTTTACCACCTCCAGGCACATCTCCATTTGTTTAGTGATGTTTATGGCATGGTGCAACTGCACTTGGGTTCTGCAGACTCCACAGCCTTCCTGCTTGCTTGAGAGCACAATACAAGGGGTAAGGTTTGCCCCATGAAGCTACGTGTACAAAAATAGTATTACTGAATGCCAGggttctctctcctcccaccaccacagACAGTGTCACAAGGATGCGGCCTCCACAGGCGTTTCCAAACCTGGGTCAGGAATCGGAGATAAGGGCACATGGCGTCCAGGATGACCTCTTGGGTGATGATGCTCTTCTTACTGATCTGCAGAGAGAATCTGACACTTCCTCGCAGGCCCCCTGGCAAGGTAATTTCCAGCGGCTTCACAAGGGTCATGACTGGCTTCCTAAAAGTTTTTAACACACAAAGCTGAGAGCCCAGGGTGATGACTTTGTGATCTCCAGGGCTGATGAAAGGCTCCTGCAAGACGCAAGACAAGGGGAGAGCACAGACACCTGCAGATTGTAGTGCTCTCACCAGAGATACGCACAGAAATACTCCAAACTACAGTGATGCACACTACGCAGAAGCCTGGAAAGAACAAGAACATGGCTTCCCACTGCGACAGTTCTGTTCTCCCTCTGGGAAACTGGCTCCTTGCTACAACCCCAAGAGGCAAAGATCCTTGCCAAGTCCTAAAGAAGTGTCTATGCTCACAAGGCACCACTCACCTACCTGGTTTCTAGATGATAATCCATCACATCCCAGGCATCCCAGTACAAGGGAATGTCATCAAATATCACAAACTGGTTAGCACAGGAACCCTCAGGGACTGACTCCctaaaacaaagcagcagatgaGCAGTAACTGAACAAGAAATCATGAAAGATAAAGCAGTCCTGAAATGAGACTCCAACATCAGCTGTACATACCTTACAACAGGTATGTACAGCTAGGGCAGTGACTCTCAACAAAGGTGAAATCCTATCAAGGATGCTACAGGGTGcaacacaatgttagcactattaggagTGCAAAAAAGATTCATGAGATAAAGCTGGAGATTTCAATTAGGAAGCcacagcatcaaaaacattctgacctgcaatagtctttctgagtcctttgcaacagaagactcttatttttctgtagtcaaaaagtaAGTGACAACTGATagctggcatttcttgggggtgCCTTCAGCCTAAGAAAGTTCAAAGCCACTGAGCTAGAGGTTCACAGGGGAGGTTCTCTAGGAGTAGACTTGGTGAGGTAAGTGACCCAGACTTTCCTCTGAGGGGCTGAACTCCTGTCCCAGAGGAGGCCTGAGGTAAAATGAAGCTCAGGGATGAAGGGGAAGCTTCTAGTGACTCCCTACCAGGCTTCATCGCACAATCTGTCCAGCATGGATGGACCCTCTGGAGGTCATCCGAGTGACAGGAAACCCACATTGTACTGGTGTGAAGAAAAATATAACGCACCTCCCAGAGCTCACTAAACGAAGCGATGTCACATGTCCCATTGAGTCCAGATGAGCTGCAATAACCCCATTCTCCATGGTAATGGACCCATCCAACTGGTGAATAAGGAAAGACATCAGAAGACAGCACAGCACACACTCCACACAAGCCACAGGGGCAGAGGCGGTCAGAGGGCCTAATCCAGAAGGGAACTCCCCCTAGGTTGGACCCCACAGGGCAGCTCACCTGTTTAACCACCCTTACAGGGTGAGGTGGTGTTAATGAGTCCTTCACCACAGAATAGCCCATGCTACAGACCTTCACAAGAGCTAAAAGAAATAGAGGCAAAGAAGTTCACTCAGTTTCCCTTCATTGGAGATACCCTCTCTGGCTCCATGTGAGCCTTCTCTCTCATTGCCCCCTTCTACACTAAATACCTCCACCCAACCACTACTCTGAATGCAGGATCTATAGgatccttttcccctccctgtgTGAAGATAGCTTCCATGTGGTGCTGAGAGAAATGGAATCTCTTTCTATAAATCAAGGGAAATCCTGGTCATGCATAACCTTGAAGCCCTGAAGGCTGACACGTGCACTGCTGTCACAGGTGCCTCAGGAGTGACAGCTGTATATCCTGCTGAGATATGCATCTTTcatagctgtattggtctactTTTCCAGAcccacctcccctcctctgctATCCATGAAGAGGCGTAGTGTGAATCACTGCTCCATGAAGGATGACCTAGAAGTTTTTAGGTAGGCAGTGCAGCAGTACCTAAGGTGTCTGCTCCGGTTGGTGTGGCCCTGGAGATAACTTCCGTCCGTTCCCAAGGCAATGTGTTCAGGATTAAAGTGCTTTCGGCTGCTTCTGAGCCAGTCGGCAAAAGTTTTCCAATCAAGGACTGCACAGCTTCCTTCAGGAGGAGAGTACCCATACCACGGATTTCTGGGTGAAGAGAAGCCACTTGAGTGAAGAGCAGATTGTTAGGGTTTGTAAAGCAAGAAAAAGCTTGCTAGGTCCTTCAGACACATAAAGCAGCCAAGGAATGACATTCAGTGTTCACCCAGCCATTGGCCATGTTATTCATACAACCTGCTGCTACAGGAAGCAGGACACTCAATGCAGGAAAACAGGGGAGTTAGTTATTACCAATGCCTACAGCATGTCTTCCTAATGGAGTTATGCATGCCCCATGAGCTCCAAAGAAGCTGCACCACAGgcaaatgtttacaaatggaccAAAAAGCAGGTACAAAACCTTTGAAGCCCCCCCCCGGCAGAATGTCTTACAACCTGCTTGGGCCCTAACCCAGTGTTCTCCACTCACCTTCATAGTATCTCATGGCATCCTCTGCTACCAGCTGGATACAGGTGCCTGGCAACACATCATGGAACTGATTCAGGAGCAGAAGCCTAAACCCCAAGGAACAGGAGCTCGGAATTAGATTCACTTCTTCATGAACTACAACAACCTCCTTCTGAAGGATGAGTCTTGCCACACCCTACAGACTGCTGAGAGGAAATACCATCTAGCTAGGAAGATCTCACACCTGTTTTTGGGCATTGGGTTTCACCTCCATCATCCAAAATATGACTGATGCTGGGCCATGATCAATGGTTATAGGAAACAAGGAATTGTGTCGTAGGCTCCCAGGCCAAGAGATCGCCAAGCTATGAGTTCATTCAAGCATTCTCTAGTCTTCTGAAAGGATTCCCAATGTATGGGAGAGCAgaaggcacagggctgggaaatcaCTGAGACAAGTTTACTTTTCCCTGGGATAAATTCTTAGTATCATAAAAAGATAACAATATGGCTAGAAGAGAtgccaggaggtcatccagtccaacgctttggtcaaggcaggatcatccatgtcTAAACCATAGTGTCAAAGTGTTTGATCAATCAGGTATTATAAATGGGTGCAATTCTTGGGGCAACTTGACCCAGTTAGTGATGGTACTCAGATAAACTAGTTTACCTCCAGAGATGCTGCAGTTTGGTGGCAGGATATGGGAAAGCACTTTTCTGTGCCAGGGCCAAACTGCTCAGGACTTCAACATCATGCAGTATCCGCTCACATTCCCGATTGCCTTTCTTTATCTGAtcccaaagcaaaaataaaatgggTTTTAGAATGATCATTCCTCAGAAGCACGTGCAGGCATCTAAACTACATGTGGGAACATAGGTAACTAATATCAGTTGACAATAAGACAATCTTTTGCCTGGGAGCACCTTCTCCACACAACCCCCTCCCACTACAGCAGCAAAGACTGCTGCCACTTGGGCATGAGCTTTGTTCTAGAAGATGGTTCTTCCCAAAATGCAGTGATTCACACTTGCGTTATCAACAGTAAACAAGCACAACAAACCTAATTATTTTCAGTATGTAACTGGGGAGCTAGGAAGCTCTTAGGGGAAGGGATTAAAAGTACTCCTGCATGCTGTAGAAAACAGAAGGGTGAGAAAACTCTCTGAATACAGGACAACTCCCCTGTGCAGGGGCATCATCCTGATCTCCAATGAGCAGCTCCAACTTGTGTTCCAAGCCAGGAGAGAAGAGCTCTTTTGAAGAGTTCCATAGAACACGTTTAAATGTATCCTGTCAAAGTGCTTGTACCTGGGATAGAAGgtttgaaaacaaagaaaaccctgACCCCACAAAACAACTGGTTTTCCTTTGGGCTTTCACCATTCCCCAATAGCACTGAAAAGCCAAACTCACCAACTTTGTGCCAGTGCATTAGACCTAGGAAGTGAAATAAGGTGTGCCTACACTTGAATTCATTGTAGACATGACACAAGAGTCTGCTGCTGGGTGTGTCTGAACGTGGGTTGCGAGTGTTCCCTTCTGTCTaacagaggtgtaggttgtagccgtgttggtctaaggacgtaggcaagcaaggttctttgggtaaatctgatatcttctttagaccaactaaacagttggaaaaattcttcttagcaagctttgggatttcaaaacccttcgtcaggctgaggaagcacctgcagttggtgtgtgctcttcctggatggaattccatttactattcattcca includes:
- the MAN2C1 gene encoding alpha-mannosidase 2C1 isoform X3, whose amino-acid sequence is METDPHNLSLYMEVACNGLFGAGKGTMIAPPDPDKKFTLNKAELVVFNRDVHELLVDFEILLDMAKHLGEKNQRSFQALYTANQMVNLCDVTDPSTFTAAHQLASTFFSQRNGESQHTIHAMGHCHIDSAWLWPYEESIRKCARSWVTVVRLMEKNPGLTFTCSQAQQLEWVRNWYPGLYAQIQDFARKGQFIPVGGTWVEMDGNLPSGESMVRQFLQGQRFFQEQFGKLCTEFWLPDTFGYSAQLPQLMRGCGIWRFLTQKLSWSLVNTFPHHTFFWEGIDGSSVLAHFPPGDSYGMQGFVEEMLKTVNNNKDKGRVNHSVALFGFGDGGGGPTQKMLDRMKRMKDIDGLPRVQMSTPDQFFSVLERDGSQLYTWIGELFLELHNGTYTTQAQIKKGNRECERILHDVEVLSSLALAQKSAFPYPATKLQHLWRLLLLNQFHDVLPGTCIQLVAEDAMRYYEEIRGMGTLLLKEAVQSLIGKLLPTGSEAAESTLILNTLPWERTEVISRATPTGADTLALVKVCSMGYSVVKDSLTPPHPVRVVKQLDGSITMENGVIAAHLDSMGHVTSLRLVSSGRESVPEGSCANQFVIFDDIPLYWDAWDVMDYHLETRKPVMTLVKPLEITLPGGLRGSVRFSLQISKKSIITQEVILDAMCPYLRFLTQVEWNEAHKFLKVEFPVQARSMNATYEIQFGHLQRPTHWNTSWDWARFEVWSHKWMDLSEHGFGVALLNDSKYGASVHGNTMSLSLLRAPKSPDTTADMGHHQFTYAVMPHLGSFQEAGVIRYAYCLNFPLHAMPAVSVQCPPWSAFCVSSPAVVLETIKQAEDRPGVLVARLYESHGSTVVTWLQTCFPVKEAIICDLLERADPTSHLPLEELGVKLSFTPFQVISVLLVFG
- the MAN2C1 gene encoding alpha-mannosidase 2C1 isoform X2, encoding MARPLAPAHRRTALERPDKFVSERYFTDCNLRGRLFGDTCPLVSLSCFQTPQRIPYDEAVQQKFRPAAVGDAFGPTWWTCWFKVELSIPREWAGKEVHLLWDSDGEAMVWRDSQPVQGLTREGEKTSYILTDSLMETDPHNLSLYMEVACNGLFGAGKGTMIAPPDPDKKFTLNKAELVVFNRDVHELLVDFEILLDMAKHLGEKNQRSFQALYTANQMVNLCDVTDPSTFTAAHQLASTFFSQRNGESQHTIHAMGHCHIDSAWLWPYEESIRKCARSWVTVVRLMEKNPGLTFTCSQAQQLEWVRNWYPGLYAQIQDFARKGQFIPVGGTWVEMFWLPDTFGYSAQLPQLMRGCGIWRFLTQKLSWSLVNTFPHHTFFWEGIDGSSVLAHFPPGDSYGMQGFVEEMLKTVNNNKDKGRVNHSVALFGFGDGGGGPTQKMLDRMKRMKDIDGLPRVQMSTPDQFFSVLERDGSQLYTWIGELFLELHNGTYTTQAQIKKGNRECERILHDVEVLSSLALAQKSAFPYPATKLQHLWRLLLLNQFHDVLPGTCIQLVAEDAMRYYEEIRGMGTLLLKEAVQSLIGKLLPTGSEAAESTLILNTLPWERTEVISRATPTGADTLALVKVCSMGYSVVKDSLTPPHPVRVVKQLDGSITMENGVIAAHLDSMGHVTSLRLVSSGRESVPEGSCANQFVIFDDIPLYWDAWDVMDYHLETRKPVMTLVKPLEITLPGGLRGSVRFSLQISKKSIITQEVILDAMCPYLRFLTQVEWNEAHKFLKVEFPVQARSMNATYEIQFGHLQRPTHWNTSWDWARFEVWSHKWMDLSEHGFGVALLNDSKYGASVHGNTMSLSLLRAPKSPDTTADMGHHQFTYAVMPHLGSFQEAGVIRYAYCLNFPLHAMPAVSVQCPPWSAFCVSSPAVVLETIKQAEDRPGVLVARLYESHGSTVVTWLQTCFPVKEAIICDLLERADPTSHLPLEELGVKLSFTPFQVISVLLVFG